Below is a genomic region from Scheffersomyces stipitis CBS 6054 chromosome 8, complete sequence.
AGAGATATTGGTTCTGCCATGAAGTctgttggagaagttatGGCTATCGGTAGAaactttgaagaatcaTTCCAGAAGGCTATCAGACAAATCGACCCATCCTACATCGGTTTCCAAGGTGACCAttttgaagacttggacTTTGTCTTGGCCAACCCTACTGACAGAAGATGGTTAGCTGTTGGACAAGCTTTGCTTCACGAAAACTACTCGGTAGATAAGGTCCATGACTTAACCAAGATTGACAAATGGTTCTTATATAAGTTGATGAACATTGTCAACATGTAcagagaattggaagctgCTGGATCCTTGAGCCAAATTAACAGTGACTTGATGTCTCGTGCTAAGAAGTTAGGATTTTCTGATAAACAAATTGGTCTTTGTGTTGGATCCAAGGAATTGGACGTTAGAGCTGTTAGAAAGGCTTTTGGTATTATTCCATATGTTAAGAAGATTGACACTTTAGCTGCTGAATTCCCTGCCAATACCAACTATTTGTATACTACATACAACGCTACCTCTTCTGATGTGGAGTTCAACGAAAACGGTACTTTGGTCTTGGGTTCTGGTGTTTACCGTATTGGTTCCTCTGTCGAATTCGACTGGTGTGCTGTTTCCACTGCTCGTGCTTTGAGAGACTCTGGTCGCAAGACCATTATGATCAACTACAACCCGGAAACTGTATCTACTGATTTCGATGAAGTTGACAGATTGTACTTTGAAGAATTATCCTTAGAAAGAGTTTTGGATATCTACGAACTCGAACACTCCGAAGGTGTTGTCGTCTCTGTTGGTGGTCAATTACCACAAAACATTGCCCTTAGCTTACAAAAGGAAGGTTGTAATGTATTGGGTACTAACCCAGAAGACATTGACAAGGCTGAAGATCGTCACAAGTTCTCTCAAATCTTAGATTCTATTGGGGTTGATCAACCACAATGGAAGGAATTGACATCCCTCGCTGAAGCTGAAATTTTTGCTAACGAGGTTGGCTACCCAGTTTTGGTCCGTCCATCTTACGTCTTATCAGGTGCTGCTATGTCTGTTATCAACAACCAGGCAGAGTTGGACTCTAAATTGTCTAACGCTGCAAAGGTTTCCCAGGACCATCCAGTTGTCATCTCCAAGTTCATTGAAGGTGctcaagaaattgatattgatgGTGTTGCCAGCGAAGGTCAAGTTTTGGTACATGCTGTTTCTGAACACGTCGAAAATGCCGGTGTCCACTCTGGTGATGCCACTTTAGTTTTGCCACCACAAGATTTGTCTCCAGTTATCATGGACAGATTGAAGGTTATTGCCGACAAGGTTGCTGAAGCCTGGAAGATCACTGGTCCATTCAACATGcaaatcatcaagaacgaCCAAAACGGAACCTTGGACGACGCAAACTGTGAATTGAAGGTTATTGAATGTAATATCAGAGCCTCTAGATCTTTTCCATTTGTTTCCAAGGTTTTGGGTGTCAACTTCATTGACGTTGCTGTTAAGGCTTTGATTAAGGAAGGTGTTCCAACTCCTGTTAATTTGATGAACAAAAAGTATGATAGGGTTGCTACCAAGGTTCCACAATTCTCTTTCACCAGGTTGGCTGGTGCCGACCCATTCTTGGGTGTTGAGATGGCCTCTACTGGTGAAGTTGCCTGTTTCGGAAAGGACAAGGTGGAAGCTTACTGGACTTCTATGCAATCTACGATGAACTTTAACGTTCCTCAAGCCGGACAAGGTATCTTGTTTGGTGGTGACTTGACCAACGACAAGTTGGGCAAGGTTGCTGAAACACTCTCTGGTTTGGGttacaacttcttcagttgTAGTGAGGAAGTCGCtaagtacttgaagaacttcgttgaagaacaagttaCTGTCATTGAATTCCCAAAGACAGACAAGAGAGCTTTGCGTGAAATCTTCCAAAAGCACAAGATCGGTGGtgttttcaacttggccaGAGCAAGAGCTGAAGATTTGTTGGATGAAGACTACGTTATGAGAAGAAATGCCATCGACTTTGCCATTCCATTATTTAACGAGCCAAACACCTCATTATTATTTGCTCAATGTTTGAAGAGCAACATCGCTAACAAGCAACCTTTTGACGTTATTCCTGAAAACGTTGTCATTCCATCTGAAGtcagaagatggagtgAGTTCATTGGTGGTAAGCCAGTATAAGTGCATTCCACTCACtaatttctacaaaataTTAAGTACATATTCCAAAAGTCTAATTTCATACAAGTGATTATTTTATACTGTAGTAACTGATATGGAGCCATCTAAAGACAACGGTTTTAAAAATCGAGGCTGCAAAAATTCGACTGTAGCCCGGAAAGACGCACTGCAAGTGGCGACTGCAACCAATAATAACCATTGGCGAAGTCGGAAATTACTGTTTTCTTAGCTTTTCTTGGCTGTGCAGCAATAGCCAGGCATTGTAGAAAATCACCAATTGTTAAAAAAATAGAGAGAAGGTAtcattgaaatcaaaatccACGACTATGAAAAAGAATTGGGAGGCGCCAGTATGATATGAACATCTCGATTATTTCCTTTTCACTCAAAAATTGATGCGTAACTAGACATGATTTGCGGAGACGTTGCCTTGCATTAAAATTAAAAtaaatattcaaaaaaatacTTTCAGCCTCAAATAATAATCTGTGCATTGATCGAATAGATAATTAATTCGCATGAACGGTTTGGCTTATTCTTTAGTCTTCAAACCAACAAAGAAGCCCTTTCTCAATCATAATAACCACATTATGAGACTTCATTGAACTCTGCTCCCTCAGTTTATTGTTTTATAACTGTCGTCCTTTATGCAAACTAGAATAACCTTTTCGATTTGGGGCCCAAGGCTCGACCTTTTCGAAGTCAATAGAGTGGAGACTTTAATATGCAGAATATCATCTTGTGGAATACCTTTTCTAGGGGCTACTCATTGTAGTTTAATGATTGcttgcaaaattcaaagTCTTGGCCCTTTGTGCCGTTTAAAATTTCAAGTGGGATCTTAACTTTTCGTTGGTATATAATGGACTCGGATTCATTGACTTAACTCGTATTTCTAATGatattcatattcttaTACGCTTAAAGAACTAACATTTAAGAATGAGTGATTCCTCTTTCAAAGTTAAGGCTTCTGATTCGGATGACAAGACCGTTCAACATGAAAGAGTGATTGAAACTGTCAAAAATTCAACGACCAGATCCTTGGGTACTAGAAAGgcagaattgttgaacgagCAATACCAATCTCCACACCTCAAGGTCTGTTTGTTCGTTTCTATTTTCTTTGTTGCTTACACCTATGGGATCGAATCTACTTTGAGAGGAAATATTCAAGCATATGCCACTAGTTCATACACGCAACACTCTTTGTTGTCCACTGTTAACGTTATCAAATcagttgttgctgctgcctCTCAACCAATGTATGCTAGGTTGTCAGATAAGTTCGGCAGATTGGAGTTGATGTTGGTCTCGATTGTTTTCTACATTGTTGGAACTGTGATTCAATCTCAAGCATTCGATATTAACAGATTTGCTGGAGGTTCTGTGTTGTACCAAGTTGGATTTTCTGGAGTCATGATAATGTTACAAATTATATTGGCCGACTTCTCAAACTTGAATTGGAGATTAGTTTGTTCATTTGTACCTGCTCTACCTTTCATTATCAACACATGGGTTGCAGCAGAAGTGCAAGCAAGTTTATTAGCCAACCATTCTTggaattttgcaattggaatCTGGGCTTTCATTTTCCCACTCTCATGCGTTCCTTTACTTTTGTGCTTTATTCATATGATATGGAAGGCACGTAAGACAGATGAATGGCAACggttgaaggaagaaagaacaaagacACCATTCATCCAGAAGGCAGTCGAATTATTCTGGGAATTGGATGTAGTGGGCATTGTTCTCCTTGTTTGTGTTTTTGGGTTTATTTTGGTTCCTTTTACAATTGCAGGAGGAGTCACAGacaaatggaaagaagcTTCTACCTTGGCCCCTTTGATTATCGGAtttgctcttcttcctgtttTCGTATGGTGGGAATACAAATATGCCAAGTTTCCTATTTCTCCTTTCCCGTTATTGAAAGATCGCGGAGTTTGGTCAGCTCTTATTATTGCTATCCTAATTGATTGGGTGTGGTACATGCCAAATGATTTTATGTACACTGTCCTTATTGTTGGTATGAGAGCTAGTGTCAAAGCTGCTACTAGaatttcttccttgtaTTCATTCGTCTCTGTCATTGTTGGCCCTCTATTAGGTCTCTTGGTCGTAAGGGTTAGAAGGTTAAAGGGCTTTATTATATTTGGCACAATTTGCTGGATTATTTCCTTGGGGTTATTGGTACATTTCAGGGGTTCAAATGATGGTcttgaaagtgaaaagtaCTTGGATGGAGTTATTGGGTCTTTGTGTCTCTTAGGTTTTGGTGCTGGGTTCTTCACTTATTCAACTCAAGTATCAATTGAAACCGTTACCAACCATGAATACATGAGTATTGTACTTTCACTTTATTTATCCAGTTACAATATCGGTGCTGCTATTGGTGCTTCTGTCAGTGGTGCCGTTTGGACAAATGAAATGTACAAAGCTATTGCAGCCAATTTCGAAGAGGCAGGTTTTGATAGTGAACTTGCGGCCCTCGCTTATGGATCCCCATTTGAATTCATTAAAGAATATACATGGGGAACACCAGAAAGAATTGCTGTGGTCTTGGCTTATGCCAAAGTTCAGAGATATTTATGTATTTCTGGTCTCGTGTTGTGTTTCCCATTGCTTATGGCAACATTTTTCTTGAGAGACCACAGATTAGACTCTGTTCAATCTCTAGAATTGGACAATGATCACGAGAAGGGTGTCAAGAGCAAGAAAGGTGAGATCATAGTTAATAACTATGATGACGATCTTATTGTTGCCAAATTTAAGAAGTTATTTGGACGTAATTGAAAGTGATAAGTTTCTAACAAGCCTCAGGTTGGGGCCATTCGTACATAGTTTTTAGGTGTCCTTATACTTCTAACAATATTTTGATTTGCAAAGCTTAATAACTAACTCCGGAccaaaaatacaaaaacTCTAATAATAAGTGGAGAGCTCGCCATATCTAACATGTTCCTATTTGTAGTAATGAAAATAATTGCTCAGAATAATACCATCTGTTGCTGATCTCCTTTTGCTCACCTTATCGTATTGGTTGCCCTTCACTTAGTCAGATTTTACTTTGATATATTCATCTATTAGAGATACCCTTTAGACTAGGAATTGTAAGACCTCAATGCCCAGACTTTGCAAGTGATAGTGATGGGTTCTGCAGTGATATTGCAGCTTTCGCATTCAATTCCCTCTTCGGGTCCACCAAGAACTAATTACGCCTGTGAAGTTGTGTACCCCACATAGAAATGCAGTTGTAATATTGAAGCTCAAGACATAAGTAAGAATGGTTGCTCGCGTGTGCGATTATTGGATGCTAGTACAATCCTTGGAGATACAACTGAGAAGTCGACTGAAGCTATAGCAATCAAAGATGTCATGGTGAATATAATGATGCCCACCGCTTTAGTGATTACTACTCTAATCAGTTAGTGTCCCCATCCGTCCGTACCGAACAAAAGATAAATAGGACACCATTTTGAGTACTGGATTCTTATCGAAAGATTAAGGGTGTTGATATTAGATAGTCTTCCAGGTGTATACTTTCTTCCTGCTACGTTGGTGTAGGTTTGTCGTAGGTAATCTAAATACTTCGTTTGTAATTGCCGGCATAATAATACTTGCCGATCAGAGTTGATATATTTTTTACTGGAATTTGGGACATTACCGCATAAGGAAGTATAATGCGGTTAGATAAGAAACTGCAGTATCTGCTAAAGTTGCCATTTTCGAAACGTGTACTCTTGCTACAGACCTTATCTGTTGCTGGGGATTCTAGAGTTTCTAGTACTAGCATACTGTGATAAGTATAGATAAGCCGCATGCTTCAATATATTCTCTTGCATTTCAAATGTTTGCTAGAAAATACCAAGATATTTTTGTCTGGTACTAATAATAATGCATGAATACACATGATTACTCGCGCCTTATGATAACGTCTTCATGGAAATACCATTTTGTTATCTGAAATCACTTATCAGCAAATATGAATATTGTTACTATAAGTTGGTGCAATTGCTCCACttgactttgttgaacttgtctgTGGACAACAGCAATGACTCTGACAATTGATATAgaaaagacaacaacagccaAGTCTCTCAACTACGACTTTGTACCTGGGACCGTCCACCTAGTGGATGTTATTGGGAACTTGAGCGTCAAGAAAGATGATGGTGGCGAAGATATCATACTTCAGCCCCAACCCACTTCAAACATCAATGATCCCCTTAGATGGTCCAAGGggaagaagaggtttcaattttttctATTATGGTTATGGTATGTCTCGATACATTCTTTCTTACAACTAATCAATACTaactttttgtttttaGGAGTTTTCTTCTAGCAGTTTCTCTTAATTTCTCTGGTCCCTTGTTTGTTATTTGGCTGGTGGAATTGAAAACgactttcttcaaattgaatgtCCACATGGCCCTTGGTTTCTTATTCCTTGGTCTTGGGTGTCTCTTCTTACAACCCACTGCTCTCAAGTTGAGTAGAAGATTTATTTATTTGTGCTGCACTATCATAGCAATTGTAGGTAATGCAGTTGGTTCTCAAGCTACCAGTATTAACTTCTTGTATGTGGTGAAAATTTTAGTTGGTTTGGCAGCTGCTCCAGTTGACTCGTTGGTTGAGATTTCTTCCACGgatgttttcttcttacaCGAAAGATCGAGAGCATTCAGTTTGATATTATTGGCATTGTATGGTGGAAGTAATTTGGGTCCTGTTGCCTGTGGGTACATTGTGCAAACTTTGAGCTGGAGATGGTGTTTCTATATCCAAATCATAATTTTAGGAGTTATgtttttcattcttctctttttgttggAAGACACTTCTTTCAGAAGGGACTTCGACGAAGGTGAGTTAGagaacaagatcttggagCAGATTAAGTCTAATGATTCAATGGCTCAAAGAGATAAGCCTCAGACTGAAAAGGGCCATAAATCAGGTGGAATCATAACCAACTTgaatgaagttgttgattcttctaGTGATGATGTCTCTCTAGACAATACCATTCCTCCTAGAACATACTGGCAAAGAATGCAACTCATTCAGACGCATTATAACGATACAAGATCATGGATCACTATTTTCTATAGACCTTTCTTGTTAGCCAGCTTTCCAGCTATTATCTGGGGTAGTGTTCTCTATGGTGCACAAATGATGTGGTTGTCCTTCTTAGGAGTCACACAAGCACAGATTTATTCAGCCCCTCCTTACAACTTCAGTCCATCTCTGACTGGATTGACAAGTGTAGGTGCCTTTGTTGGAAATTTAATTGGTATGGTTTACGGTGGCAACTTCGTCGATTGGATGACTTTGAAGATGGCCAAGAGGAACCATGGTATCTTGGAGCCGGAATTCAGATTGTACGCTATGATTCTTCCAACCATCTGCAATGCGGCTGGCCTCTTGGCCTACGGGTTAGGTTCATACTATGGTGCACACTGGGCTATTTCAGTTGTCATCGGGCAAGtctttcttggatttgCCATGAGTGCAGCCGGATCCATCTGTTTGACATATGCTGTTGATTCATACCATAATGTTGCAAGTGAAAGTCTTGTGTTGATGCTTTTCATCAGGAACATGATTGGTATGGGATTCACCTTTGCTATTCAGCCTTGGTTGGTGAGTAACGGATTGAAGACTGTGACATGGTTGATGTTCATGCTCTCAATTGTCATCAATGGTTCTTTCATCTTTATGATTAAGTACGGAAAGAGCATGAGAAGGTGGACAGCCACAAGATACGAGAAGTATTCTGATCTTAACTACGGAGAACTCTTCCCTAGAAAGTAATGGGAAAGTGATTTACTATTTATATACTGTATTAGTGCGGAATCGACGAAACTATATAAGCACAAGCAAGCGTAGCAGAGAGTGTATTTTCATCATAAAGCCAATCATAACAAGTCGTCATCATCTCTGTCGACAACGGTGGTCTTGATCTTTAATAACAACTGAGTTTTCAACTTATCAAGTTTGCTGAATTGATCGTACTCAAACACCTTATCAGAGAAACCTTCTATATCGCCCTGGTCGATGGATATGATTATGTCTTGCAACAATTTGTTTTCTCTCGTTTGTTCCCAAGATGGATCTTCTGTCAAGTAGTGGGTCGATCTCTTTTGTGCTTCAATGACATCGTCTTGACATAATACACACAAAatgctcttgaagaaataatCCTTCAAACTCCATCTGGTCATAGCATTTCCTACCAGTTGCTTTATGACTGTATCATACAATTCAACAGCCTTCTTGTAGTTGCCAGACAAGGCTGCCAAGTCCGCACATTTGATAAAAGCTTTATTAGCCAATGCTTCAGCATGGTCTGTTGTGAAGTAGTCACCAGCCTGCTCGTAGCTACCCATGGCATTTTCGGAATCACCGACAGATTCGTATAACTCGGCCAAATCGTTGGTGAAATTGGCAGCTCTTCTGAATTGACCGTTCTGTGTCAAGAAAATGTGAAtagccttcttcaaggcttcAATTGCTTCCAAGGGTGCTACGCCCTTGAAACATTTATAGGCTTCAACCAAATGGTTTGCAGAGTCGTTGTGATTGCTTAATTTGGACTGAATGTCCGAAGCTTTGATGAACTGTTCTCCGGCCAGATTGaactccttcttcaaacgGTACAGATTGGCTGCTTGAATGTATAAATCCGTGGCCTCTTCCAATCTCATAGATTGTGAGGAACCAGacaaaaacagaaagaagcCCAGTTGGGGCTTGGTGAGCTTTTCAGCCTCAGCAATAAGGGAACGGGGATCAGACATATGTATAGTATGAATATAGATGATAAGTACACTAGAACAACACGAGACAAAGTatgagaattgaaaagaagaataattgTAAAGTATGGTTTCTTAGAGACTCACATCATTTACAGTAAAGTCTGGAAGGAGCACGACTGGAGATACtaaaaattgaagaatgctCGCTGCGAAAAAAGAATCATCCTACAGTGAAGATTCATATGTTTTGATTTTGTGTGAATGTTATTCTCTTCATTCTGTTCATATATCAGAtttcaaaagaattgaTGCTTGTATGATATCACTACTACAATAAACAAAATGTCGGAGACCAAGGTTGAAAAAATCCGATTCGAAAGACTCAAACTTGTGTGTCGAAAAGCACTTGAACAACTGATCAAAAAGTCACTATCGCCTGAGCAATTCAAGCTTTGctttccaacaattgctGGAACAGATGAGGGCATTCGATCACTCGACCTTGCCAGAAGCCAGATGATTGGTTTCTGGCATGAAAACACGCTTAAAGAGTTCGACTTAATTTTCCAAGAACGAAATATCGACACGAA
It encodes:
- a CDS encoding predicted protein (go_component endoplasmic reticulum; Golgi apparatus~go_function intracellular transporter activity~go_process intracellular protein transport); this encodes MSDPRSLIAEAEKLTKPQSGFFSFLSGSSQSMRLEEATDLYIQAANSYRLKKEFNSAGEQFIKASDIQSKLSNHNDSANHLVEAYKCFKGVAPLEAIEALKKAIHIFLTQNGQFRRAANFTNDLAELYESVGDSENAMGSYEQAGDYFTTDHAEALANKAFIKCADLAALSGNYKKAVELYDTVIKQSVGNAMTRWSLKDYFFKSILCVLCQDDVIEAQKRSTHYLTEDPSWEQTRENKLLQDIIISIDQGDIEGFSDKVFEYDQFSKLDKLKTQLLLKIKTTVVDRDDDDLL
- the ARN2 gene encoding Siderophore Iron Transport, giving the protein GTRKAELLNEQYQSPHLKVCLFVSIFFVAYTYGIESTLRGNIQAYATSSYTQHSLLSTVNVIKSVVAAASQPMYARLSDKFGRLELMLVSIVFYIVGTVIQSQAFDINRFAGGSVLYQVGFSGVMIMLQIILADFSNLNWRLVCSFVPALPFIINTWVAAEVQASLLANHSWNFAIGIWAFIFPLSCVPLLLCFIHMIWKARKTDEWQRLKEERTKTPFIQKAVELFWELDVVGIVLLVCVFGFILVPFTIAGGVTDKWKEASTLAPLIIGFALLPVFVWWEYKYAKFPISPFPLLKDRGVWSALIIAILIDWVWYMPNDFMYTVLIVGMRASVKAATRISSLYSFVSVIVGPLLGLLVVRVRRLKGFIIFGTICWIISLGLLVHFRGSNDGLESEKYLDGVIGSLCLLGFGAGFFTYSTQVSIETVTNHEYMSIVLSLYLSSYNIGAAIGASVSGAVWTNEMYKAIAANFEEAGFDSELAALAYGSPFEFIKEYTWGTPERIAVVLAYAKVQRYLCISGLVLCFPLLMATFFLRDHRLDSVQSLELDNDH
- the CPA2 gene encoding Multifunctional pyrimidine synthesis protein CAD (includes carbamoyl-phophate synthetase, aspartate transcarbamylase, and glutamine amidotransferase) (go_component cytoplasm~go_function ligase activity; ATP binding; carbamoyl-phosphate synthase activity~go_process metabolism; arginine biosynthesis; pyrimidine base biosynthesis), with protein sequence MIHLKSVLTRQLRAGSVKPLKNYGYSRFSTYNFLRSQAEPKYEGAELLKKFTDEHAHKLVDVSKVLVIGSGGLSIGQAGEFDYSGSQAIKALKEANKKSILINPNIATNQTSHSLADEIYYLPVTAEYITYIIERERPDGILLTFGGQTGLNVGVKLDKMGVFERYGVKVLGTPIKTLETSEDRDLFAQALKEINIPIAESIAVETVDDALDAAKSVGYPIIVRSAYSLGGLGSGFAANETELRNLAAQSLSLAPQILVEKSLKGWKEVEYEVVRDRVGNCITVCNMENFDPLGIHTGDSIVVAPSQTLSDEEYHMLRSAAIKIIRHLGVVGECNVQYALQPDGLDYRVIEVNARLSRSSALASKATGYPLAYTAAKIALGHTLPELPNPVTKTTSANFEPSLDYMVTKIPRWDLAKFQHVKRDIGSAMKSVGEVMAIGRNFEESFQKAIRQIDPSYIGFQGDHFEDLDFVLANPTDRRWLAVGQALLHENYSVDKVHDLTKIDKWFLYKLMNIVNMYRELEAAGSLSQINSDLMSRAKKLGFSDKQIGLCVGSKELDVRAVRKAFGIIPYVKKIDTLAAEFPANTNYLYTTYNATSSDVEFNENGTLVLGSGVYRIGSSVEFDWCAVSTARALRDSGRKTIMINYNPETVSTDFDEVDRLYFEELSLERVLDIYELEHSEGVVVSVGGQLPQNIALSLQKEGCNVLGTNPEDIDKAEDRHKFSQILDSIGVDQPQWKELTSLAEAEIFANEVGYPVLVRPSYVLSGAAMSVINNQAELDSKLSNAAKVSQDHPVVISKFIEGAQEIDIDGVASEGQVLVHAVSEHVENAGVHSGDATLVLPPQDLSPVIMDRLKVIADKVAEAWKITGPFNMQIIKNDQNGTLDDANCELKVIECNIRASRSFPFVSKVLGVNFIDVAVKALIKEGVPTPVNLMNKKYDRVATKVPQFSFTRLAGADPFLGVEMASTGEVACFGKDKVEAYWTSMQSTMNFNVPQAGQGILFGGDLTNDKLGKVAETLSGLGYNFFSCSEEVAKYLKNFVEEQVTVIEFPKTDKRALREIFQKHKIGGVFNLARARAEDLLDEDYVMRRNAIDFAIPLFNEPNTSLLFAQCLKSNIANKQPFDVIPENVVIPSEVRRWSEFIGGKPV
- the HOL31 gene encoding putative ion transporter yields the protein MTSTIDIEKTTTAKSLNYDFVPGTVHLVDVIGNLSVKKDDGGEDIILQPQPTSNINDPLRWSKGKKRFQFFLLWLWSFLLAVSLNFSGPLFVIWSVELKTTFFKLNVHMALGFLFLGLGCLFLQPTALKLSRRFIYLCCTIIAIVGNAVGSQATSINFLYVVKILVGLAAAPVDSLVEISSTDVFFLHERSRAFSLILLALYGGSNLGPVACGYIVQTLSWRWCFYIQIIILGVMFFILLFLLEDTSFRRDFDEGELENKILEQIKSNDSMAQRDKPQTEKGHKSGGIITNLNEVVDSSSDDVSLDNTIPPRTYWQRMQLIQTHYNDTRSWITIFYRPFLLASFPAIIWGSVLYGAQMMWLSFLGVTQAQIYSAPPYNFSPSSTGLTSVGAFVGNLIGMVYGGNFVDWMTLKMAKRNHGILEPEFRLYAMILPTICNAAGLLAYGLGSYYGAHWAISVVIGQVFLGFAMSAAGSICLTYAVDSYHNVASESLVLMLFIRNMIGMGFTFAIQPWLVSNGLKTVTWLMFMLSIVINGSFIFMIKYGKSMRRWTATRYEKYSDLNYGELFPRK